A window of the Miscanthus floridulus cultivar M001 chromosome 14, ASM1932011v1, whole genome shotgun sequence genome harbors these coding sequences:
- the LOC136504525 gene encoding inactive poly [ADP-ribose] polymerase RCD1-like: MASLQESNSLCLKRKLVDDCLSKDCKSRRVKSENGPSFDSFAKRCNCCCTRPNLANDCVNFLKSGAPSHVMYYKKGSWHNFPEEIMKSLIDEFKGNKSSVVSVMDDEPILVDFLSMTLVNLKTRKQRSVAWFDDTGKRFFPSLFFDEEIDEMAKQDSGNVDSTAQGIMLDKVASSPPEVVKQVVLESSPPVPQKPSTVDVLRKKITSVERGSEGFLFVQNLFLSGMSPFATPNNILHVHRYSPNDITAQCRFEAFERQMKSTKEARGDANVKYGWLGSRKSDIVRILINGLGTTANPVEKAGLSAGVYLSPENRAFTSVGLCDVDEKGVQYMLLCRVILGTVEAVEPGSQESFPSSEIYDSGVDDCSNPKCYVMWPSHLSTHIRLEYLVSFKLVPKVRNYLLDLKGLWFNPSLKEVGMDISTLQPVMCETGEGPTSPWISFRVLFAVIQDNISLVARELLFHHYEELKESIITREEMVKKMIIIVGEKVLLEALKKLHYCPSLWYKPSVEAVSSDSVMAAPEQLSLDKAGGDCSLTLRVNHADSHAPNAVSEHATVLSTKGCDTLAADMVPKGQDCLAPSGVPETSSYAVAMCGASTSAEPKRRDPVQMLPPGNSATSCAKNQDSFVGRVAPIVHKGLLRTISGSSSPPGREVCKSSTPTTGRPGYASLTQVNTSQTHGVSAPGVTPKGYESAVQSLSFGNSKSTGVKQLNSAPRMTPEGQKFLSLGIASRSPSPRDLVKCQNSLTLVAIPPVLAPGHGKSPSMKIEGHDSMAPSVKPSLAPSKAPKLHEPVIADTSIKLGCDSLALSITPNGHDGPASSNKTPKRHESAIVNTMPESSRSQGEGVATKTYDAPKPRTGEPKKEQAA, translated from the exons ATGGCATCTCTGCAAGAATCCAATTCCCTGTGCTTGAAGCGGAAGCTTGTTGATGACTGCCTGTCAAAAGACTGCAAATCTCGCCGTGTCAAATCTGAGAATGGGCCCTCATTCGATTCATTTGCTAAACGCTGCAACTGTTGCTGCACTCGACCTAACCTTGCCAATGATTGTGTCAATTTTCTGAAGAGTGGAGCGCCAAGCCATGTCATGTATTACAAAAAGGGTTCATGGCACAATTTTCCAGAGGAAATAATGAAGTCCCTCATCGATGAATTCAAAGGAAATAAATCAAGTGTTGTGTCAGTGATGGATGATGAACCAATTCTTGTTGATTTCTTGTCAATGACCCTGGTCAACCTAAAAACCAGAAAGCAGCGGTCTGTTGCATGGTTTGATGACACTGGCAAGCGTTTCTTTCCTTCTCTGTTCTTTGATGAGGAAATTGATGAAATGGCCAAACAGGATTCTGGCAATGTTGATAGCACTGCACAGGGAATAATGTTAGATAAGGTCGCGAGTTCTCCACCTGAAGTGGTCAAGCAAGTTGTTCTTGAATCTAGTCCCCCAGTCCCTCAAAAACCTTCGACTGTGGATGTCTTGCGCAAGAAGATCACATCTGTGGAAAGAGGCAGCGAAGGCTTTCTATTTGTCCAGAACCTTTTTCTCTCTGGTATGAGTCCGTTTGCAACACCGAATAACATACTTCATGTCCACCGCTACTCTCCAAACGATATCACCGCACAATGTAGATTTGAAGCTTTTGAAAGACAGATGAAATCAACTAAAGAAGCACGTGGTGATGCAAATGTTAAGTATGGATGGCTAGGATCTAGGAAGAGTGACATAGTTAGGATTCTTATTAATGGTTTGGGTACCACTGCAAATCCTGTTGAGAAAGCAGGTTTGAGTGCTGGTGTATATCTTTCACCAGAAAACCGAGCCTTTACCAG TGTTGGTCTTTGCGATGTTGACGAAAAAGGAGTGCAGTATATGTTGCTGTGCCGTGTGATATTGGGCACTGTGGAAGCTGTTGAAcctggatcacaagagtcttttCCAAGCAGTGAGATATATGATTCTGGTGTTGATGATTGTTCAAACCCAAAGTGTTATGTGATGTGGCCATCACATCTGAGCACTCACATCCGTTTAGAATATCTTGTTAGTTTCAAGCTTGTCCCAAAAGTTCGAA attatttgcttgacttgaagggTTTATGGTTTAACCCATCACTAAAGGAAGTTGGAATGGATATTTCTACACTTCAACCT GTAATGTGTGAAACAGGTGAAGGACCAACTTCCCCATGGATATCATTCAGAGTTCTGTTTGCAGTTATTCAAGACAATATATCATTAGTGGCAAGGGAGCTTCTCTTCCATCATTATGAGGAGCTGAAG GAAAGCATAATAACTCGCGAAGAAATGGTGAAGAAAATGATAATAATAGTTGGAGAGAAAGTACTTttggaggccttgaagaagcttCATTACTGT CCATCATTGTGGTACAAGCCTTCTGTTGAAGCAGTGTCTAGTGATTCTGTAATGGCAGCACCAGAACAATTATCCTTGGATAAGGCAGGTGGAGATTGTTCATTAACTCTGAGGGTTAACCATGCTGATTCACATGCACCAAATGCTGTGTCTGAACATGCCACAGTTCTTAGCACCAAAGGATGTGATACCCTTGCAGCAGATATGGTGCCCAAAGGTCAAGATTGTCTGGCACCAAGTGGTGTGCCAGAAACATCTAGTTATGCTGTTGCCATGTGTGGGGCTTCTACAAGTGCAGAACCCAAGCGCAGAGATCCTGTACAGATGCTGCCACCTGGAAACTCTGCAACCTCGTGTGCCAAAAACCAAGATTCCTTTGTAGGAAGAGTGGCACCTATAGTTCATAAAGGCCTTTTGAGGACAATTTCTGGAAGCTCTTCACCTCCTGGTCGGGAAGTTTGCAAATCTAGCACACCAACCACAGGACGTCCTGGTTATGCTTCTCTAACACAAGTTAATACCTCCCAAACCCATGGAGTTTCTGCTCCAGGCGTCACTCCTAAGGGCTATGAATCTGCTGTACAAAGCTTGTCATTTGGAAATTCCAAAAGTACAGGTGTGAAACAACTCAATTCTGCACCAAGAATGACACCTGAAGGCCAGAAATTCCTTTCACTTGGTATTGCGTCACGAAGCCCATCACCTCGTGATTTAGTAAAATGCCAGAACAGTTTGACACTGGTTGCCATACCTCCAGTTCTTGCACCAG GCCATGGAAAATCACCATCCATGAAGATCGAGGGCCATGATTCTATGGCGCCGAGTGTCAAGCCAAGTCTAGCACCAAGTAAAGCGCCAAAGTTGCATGAACCTGTGATAGCTGATACGAGCATCAAGCTGGGCTGTGATTCTCTAGCACTGAGTATCACACCAAATGGCCATGATGGTCCAGCATCAAGTAATAAAACTCCAAAGCGCCATGAATCTGCGATAGTTAATACAATGCCAGAAAGTAGTCGCTCTCAAGGCGAGGGTGTCGCCACTAAGACCTATGATGCTCCTAAACCAA